From the genome of Nicotiana tabacum cultivar K326 chromosome 2, ASM71507v2, whole genome shotgun sequence:
GATGGTAAAAAATGGAGATGTTCAAAAGAAGCTTATCCAGATTCCAAATACTGTGAAAGACACATGCACAGAGGCAGAAACCGTTCAAGAAAGCCTGTGGAAATTATGACTACAACATCAACTAACACATCAACTACAACAAGACCTATTTCTACTGCTACTAATACTACAACTCCAACAGCAATTTCCATCTTATCAATCAACAAAAACACAAACAATATTTCCTCTTCTAGCCCCACTTCTTCTCTTCACTCTTTTTCTTATCTTACTTCAACTCATGAACCCCACCAATATCCTTTCCTTTATCCTCATTCTTCTTCCTCTAGACCATCCCCTGCTGCCATTGGTTTGGAATCTTCTCCTTATTCCAGGTTTAACTTCTGACTTAACAGCTTTAATTTGTCATATTGTTCAATTTATGTGGCATCGTTTGACTCAGTATAGAGTTAAAAAACAAAGATTCTtgaaattgttattttaaatcGGCCGTAACATTATgtactttttaaaattttcatattaTTCAATTTATGTGGTATTGTTGACTTAGTATGgagttcaaaaaaaatattttttaagatttgagATCTTAAAGCCAATGGTGAAGCTAGGAATTTCACAAAAGGTGTTCAAGATTTAATATCCTCAtgtgaaaaataatatttgatcTATATACACAATATAAGTTTCTATATTCATAATATAATTTGTGGATAAAAGTTGTTTGGTTGGCCACCATTCAATGTATGACCGCTTAAAGCCATGACATTCAGTGCCTATAAAAAGCGTATCATTAAGAGCCAAacaaaaaatttaaagaaaattatcaTTACTTTAGCGAAAGAGTGTCACACAAAATGAAACAAAGTACATAGTACTTGATTTTTTTATGTATAAACTTGAGGTTTTTGGTTAAATTGTGGTTTACAGAAATGGATATGGAGATGGAATGAAGGAGGATGTAGATGAGCATATTTTCTTCTCAGAAACTTCAGGGACAGTGAGAAGTACATGTGGTTCAAATTCAGTTGATGATACTTGGCAATTGTCACCATTAACTATGGGTTCACCAATGAAACAGAGGACTTATTCTCTATCACAAAATACAGGACACTCAGTTTCTTCTTACTTACAACTTCAAAGCTTAAATGAATCATCAAAAGATCATCAACAGTATTTTCATGATGTCAAAAGTATGAAAATAGAAGATCAGCAGCAGCAGCCCAAGAAAGTAATGCACCATTTTTTTGATGAATGGCCAAAAGACAACAAAGATTCATGGCTTGATTCTGAGGATAAATTTtctggcctatccaaaactcaacTCTCAATTTCAATACCTAATCCCTCACATGACTTCTTCATCACCACTAATGGTAAATTATCAAGaatctctcctttttttcttcattttgtaactTTTACATGGTCGAAGGGGAGCGTTGCACCAACGGTAAGGTAGTCTCCGTATGATCTATAAgttacgggttcgagccgtgaaagtAGCCACTTATGATTGCATTCGGGTAGGTTCTTTACGTTATGTCCCTTGGGTGCGATCCTTCTTGAACCCTATTTGAACGTCATGATTTGTGCAccagattattattattattattattatttttaacttttACATGGTTATGGCCAAAATTTTTCTGTTTTGACCAAAATAGTTGAACTTTGTTTTTGCAGAGAAATGAGCTTTGTGAATCAAAGAAGTGGCCAAAAGAGTACTAACTACTTCAATGGTGGTGGGGCGGTGCTTTTTCTGACGTAACTTTCCGTATACCATGTGTTGTATGTTCTGAGAAAACTGTTCTTTTTTCTAATTTATGTAAGTGTAGTAGTACTTTAAATTACAAGTATTTGGTATCTGGCTAACTGAGCCATTTCACATGGTAATATTTGGTTGTCAGCAGCATTGTATTCGTTTCCCCTCCCTAATATTACTAGTACTACTATTGTATTTGTTATGTTTGAATTGTCTGAGCTGAGCCAGGTTTCTGCTAATTTTTGCCACATGTTTGTATGTTTTTATCAGTCTATATGACGTGTTGAATATCTTCTTCTGGTCTTTTTCTGGGGTTGCTTTCAACGACTTTTGCTTGCTGTTGAACTAGTGCCTGCCCCATTGTTTTTTGTTTCCCACTTTGGGCGCATAAGGGATATTTAATTTTGAATTAAATTTAAGATGAGTTTATTTTACGTTTGGTTGAGATAAAATTGTGATATAATTAATTTTGGGATTAGTTATCCCGagattgtaatatttttttaatccCTATGAAAGAATGGGATAACTAATTACGAGATAATTAATTATGAGATAACTTATTTTCCAACAAAACAAACCCTTAGTGTTCGACTAAATTTGAAAAAATCGTTAAGGGTTCCGTGACAAATCCGAAAGCCGAGTGAAGTAGGTACCAATCTACCACTCTCCTTGTTGGTACCCATGTTGCTATTTTGGATTCTTTTGTTATCGTATGCTTATTTatggtttttttaatattaacatAAAGCTGCTGCTCACACATTTGGCTCCTTTTTACACTCATGTACAAATCAAGGTTTACTTAAGAAGTAAAAgaaattaatattattattatatggtcCTGCATTAGACTATATCTACATTTAATTACTTCTGTTTCAA
Proteins encoded in this window:
- the LOC107816694 gene encoding growth-regulating factor 1-like → MMSTTARSRFPFTANQWQELEHQALIYKYMVSGMPVPPDLLYTIRRSLDSSLSSKLILHQPHHIGWNCFQMGFGKKIDPEPGRCRRTDGKKWRCSKEAYPDSKYCERHMHRGRNRSRKPVEIMTTTSTNTSTTTRPISTATNTTTPTAISILSINKNTNNISSSSPTSSLHSFSYLTSTHEPHQYPFLYPHSSSSRPSPAAIGLESSPYSRNGYGDGMKEDVDEHIFFSETSGTVRSTCGSNSVDDTWQLSPLTMGSPMKQRTYSLSQNTGHSVSSYLQLQSLNESSKDHQQYFHDVKSMKIEDQQQQPKKVMHHFFDEWPKDNKDSWLDSEDKFSGLSKTQLSISIPNPSHDFFITTNEK